TTCGATGCCGCAGCGATCAGAGAGGCGGGCTACACGCTGACCACACCTGTCATTATCTCCAACTCCGGTGATGTCCTGGATGTCATTGAGACTGATCAGAAGAACATTGATTACCGGGAAAAGCTGCTGACCGTCATGATCTAACCTGTTGCTGTTAACCAATCATAAGGAGGAATAAGTATGAACGAGAAATTTAGAACATTTCCAGAGGGCTTCCTGTGGGGCGGCGCGACAGCGGCCAATCAGCTGGAAGGGGGCTACAATGCGGGCGGCAAAGGACTAAGCACAGCGGATATGATGACCGCCGGAACCCATACCGTATCACGCCGAATCACGCCGGTGCTTGAAGCCGGGGCGCATTATCCAAGCCATGAAGCGATAGACTTTTATCACCGGTATGAAGAGGATATCGCGCTGTTTGCCGAAATGGGCTTCAAGGTGTTCCGTATGTCGGTCGCCTGGTCCCGGATTTTTCCGAACGGGGATGATGCGGAGCCGAACGAAGAGGGGCTGAAGTTCTATGACCGCGTCTTCGCCGAGCTGCGCAAGCACGGCATTGAGCCGCTGGTGACGATCTCCCATTATGAAGCCCCTTACCATCTGGCTGAAGCCTACAACGGATGGGCGGACCGCAGAACGATAGACTTTTATGTGCGGTATTGTGAGGTCCTTTTCAACCGCTATAAAGATACCGTGAAGTACTGGCTGACCTTCAATGAGATTAATATCCTGACCATGCCGTTTGGAACCTTCATGGCCGGAGCAATGATGCCGCAGGGCAATACGGAGCTGACTGGATCAGGGATGGTTGACAATGAGCAGTTAAGATATCAGGCGCTGCACCACCAGTTCGTTGCCAGTGCGAGAGCCGTGAAGCTGGGGCATGAGATCAACCCGGATTTCAAGATCGGCTGCATGATTGCCTACATGTGCTCTTATCCGCTGACCTGCAATCCCGAGGATGTGCTGTTGGCCCAGCAGAAGGATAATCTCAGCAATTTCCTCTGCTCGGATGTTCAGGTCCGCGGGGCTTATCCGGGCTTCGCCTACAGATACTTCAGGGAGAACCGGATTGAGCTGCAGATGGAGGAAGGTGACGCGCAGATTCTTAAGGAAGGCTGTGTGGACTTCTACACCTGCAGTTACTATTCCTCCACCTGCGTGAGTGCCAGCCCGGACCAGGAGAAGATCGGCGGCAACATGTCGCTGGGCCTGAAGAACCCCTATCTGCAGGCCAGCGCCTGGGAATGGCAGATTGACCCGCAGGGCCTGCGGTGGTCGCTGAATAACATCTACAACCGTTACGGCATCCCGGTGATGGTTGTAGAGAATGGACTGGGCGCAGTGGATACGGTGGAGGCCGATGGTTCGGTCAAAGACAGCTACCGGATCGATTATCTGCGGGAGCACATCCGGGCCATGGGCGAGGCGCTGGAGGACGGCGTGGACCTGATCGGCTACACCCCGTGGGGCTGTATCGATCTGGTCAGTGCCGGAACCGGGGAGATGAAGAAGCGCTACGGCTTCATTTACGTGGATAAGGACAATGAAGGCAAGGGGACGCTGGACCGATCGCGGAAGGACAGCTTTTACTGGTATCAGCGGGTGATCGGCAGCAACGGGACTTTGCTGGATTAATTAAGGGAGTGGCGTCGGCTCTATTTTTAAATGGTGAGTGCTGGTTCAATTCGGAACCTCTGGCGGTAAAAGGATTATAAAAAACCGTTAAAGGGGAATTCCTATGATCATCAAAGGGATCGAGAACATGGACGGCGGAAACATCATGAGCCAGATCCAGCAAGGCGGCAAATTCGTCATTTACACCTACTGCTTCTCTATTATTCTGGTAACCTTCAGACGAAGCTCCAACATTTATTTTATCCGGGCCGGTGAGGGTTCCGTGAAAAAAGGGCTGAAATACACCTTGCTTACGCTGCTGCTGGGCTGGTGGGGAATTCCCTGGGGACCGATCTATTCCATCGGCGGACTTATCACTAACTTCAGAGGAGGCAAAGATATCACAAATGAAGTATTAGCCTCCCTGTCGGGCCAACAGGCGCAATAACCGCTTAATTATCTATAGCACCTTATAATATGTTATAATGAATGTCTTATTGCATATTATGAAGAATTGAGGTCGCTATAGGATGAAAGTGAAAATTAACCGTAATGCCGCCAAGGTATTGAAAGAGATGCTGAATAGCCCGGAGGCGGAAGGCAAGAAGATCCGCGTTGTCATCACCCAGAATCACGGAGACCACGGACACTATGATGTCGCTCTCGACACACCGACAGAGCACGATGAAGTGGTCGCTACCGATAAGGATATCGAGGTTCTGCTCGATACGCGCGAGCCGCTGCTGGACGGCGTATGGATTCAGTATTTCTATGTGCCGCAGGAAGGCTTCTTCATCACGAACCCGTCTACCGGATTCCTGGAGAAATAAGCAGCAGATAAGTATGATATGAGTTGCCGAAGGACGGCACTGTCTGATCAGCCAAGGGAGGCTGATTGGGATGGTGTCGTTTTTTGTTGTTTGATTTTAGGGAGTGGATTTGAAGCGGGATAGCATATTTATATGCGAATGTATGTTCCTTTTATCATATGTAATCCCAGTTTAATGGAATATAATTACATGCATGCATTCTATACTTGACCTGGGAGGCGACAGAGATTTCTATACCGCATGATGAAGCTTTTAAGAAGCTGCTGGAGACATTTTTTCAGGAATTCATTGAGCTGTTCTTTCCTGAGCTGGATGCTATGCTGGATTATAGTGAGACCCGGTTTCTGATGCAGGAATTGCTGGTGGACATTGTCGGCGAAGAGGCGCGTGAGCTGGATCTGCTGCTGGAAACCCGCTACAAAGGGCTGGACGGCTATATTCTGATTCACCTGGAGCCGCAATCGTACAAGGATCATGAATTTCGCGAAAGAATGTTTATCTACTTCAGCCGTCTGTTCGAGCGCTACCGCAAAGATCATAAGCTGATTATCCCGATTGCGATTTTTACCTCGGATGAGGTAAGGGAGGAACAGGACACGCTGGAGATGTCCATCCCGGAACACAACATTCTGCGCTTCCAGTTTCTTAAGGTGGAGCTGCGCAAGCAGAACTGGCGGCGGTTCATCGATTCGGATAATGCGGTGGCTGCTGCGTTATTGGCGAAGATGGGGTATACTACAAGAGAAGCGAGAGAGGTGCGCCGGGAATTCCTGCGGATGTTCATGAAGCTGAGGGCACGGCTGGATCAGGGCAGATTGGCATTGATTATGTCAGTAGCGGACCTGTACTTCAAGCCGGACCGGGCACAGGACGAAGAGATTCTAAAAGAATTAATCGATCACTATCCGGAGGAGGAGGAAGCTATTATGGAATTGATGCCAGCTTGGAAGCGCTGGGGGTATGAAGAGGGGATTGCGGAAGGTATTGAGAAAGGCAAAGAAGAAGGCCAGGCGGAGATTATCCGCAAACTGCTGCTCCACGGATTTTCTCCCGAGGCGGTATCCAAAGCCGTGGAACTGCCGCTGGATGAGATTAAGAAGCTGATGTGAATGTGAATACAGACCCGGGCGGAGGTTGCCTTGGGTCTTTTTTAATGAGCGGCTAGCACAGGAAGATTATGTATTACCGCACTCAAAGTCGTTGCAAAAGTATGTATTATCGTTGATTGGCTGCATTAGCCGGAGCGGGATTTTTGATTATACTGTTCTTGTAAGCGATTACACACATATAGCTGGGGGGAAATGCTAGTGAATAAGAAAAAAGCAATGACACTGATGTCCAGTATCCTGTTGATCTCTCTGCTTAGCGCTTGCGGAGGCGGTAACGGCAATGCCGGTGGAAACGCATCGGAGCCGAAGGCCTCATCCGCGGCAACGGAAGCATCCAGAACCAATCAGCCGGCCGCAGATTCCGGCACTGTGGATACATCCCAGCCAGTTTCCCTGAAGATGATCTTCGTAGGCCCGAAGCCGGTCGATTATGACCAGGTATTCGGAGAGATTAACAAGAAGCTGAAGGAGAAAATCAACGCAACGCTCGAAGCCGAGTTCCTGGACTGGTCGGACTGGGCGCAGAAATATCCGCTTAAGCTGGCGGCCAACGAGAATTTCGATATGATCTATGCGGCTAACTGGGCCGGCTATAACGATCAGGCGCTGAAGGGCGGCTTCCTTGAGCTGACCGATGAGATGCTTCAGAAATACACACCGATGACCTGGAAAGCGATGCCGGAAGTAGGCTGGGGCCAGGCGAAGGTTAACGGCAAGCTCTATATGGTGCCCCAGAACCGCGGGGAGACCGTCGAGAAGCTGATTCTGTACCGCGAGGACCTGCGCAAGAAATACAATCTGCCGGAGATCAACAGCCCGGAATCCTATGCCAACTACCTCAAGACCATTGCCGAGAAGGAGAAAGGGATCACGCCATTCGTGCCGGAGACCGGGGACTGGAAGCTGCATAACCTGGACCGCATCCTGCTGAAGCAGCAGACCGAATGGAACCTGTTCGACCTGGATCTGCCGATGGGCTTCAAGCTGGACGATCCGACGGGCAAGGTGTTCAACTTATATGAAACTCCTGAATTCAAGGAGCTTGTCTACTATTATAAAGATCTGGCGGACCACAACGCCTGGTCGAAGAGCGCACTGAACAGTAAACTGGACCATCAGCAGGAGTTCAAGGCAGGCAAGGCAGCCTCTATCACCCACAATCTGGGTACGCTTGGCGCCCTAATTACCGATATGCGTGAGAAGAACTCACCGTATGAGCTGGCTCTTGCTGATATTAACCAGGGTAAGAAAAAATCGGTTGCCGTCTCTACACAGAACGGTGTAGCGATTCATTCCACCTCCAAGCACCCGGAACGTGCGCTGATGGCCATCGATCTGCTGCAGAATGATAAAGAGCTGCATGATCTGATGATGAACGGCATTACGGCAGTGCATTATAATCCGGTCGGAGACGACAAATTCACTAACGCCGAGAAGAATGCCAACTACACCGGCTTCTCCAACTGGGGCTTCAACTCGCCGCTGAACCGGGATAATGCCTCCTTCCCGGCGGAAGCGACCACTCTGACCGACAAATGGGAGGGCGAGGTGTATCATTACCCGCTGGAGACCTTCGTCTTCGATAACAGCAAGGTGAAGACCGAAGTAGCCAACGTCGGAAATGTCATGCTGCAATACGGCATTCCGCTGGAATACGGAACCGTGAAGGATGTAGATGCCGGGCTGGCCAAGCTCCAGCAGCAGGTTAAGGCTGCCGGTATCGATAAGATCATCGCAGAGGTGCAGCGGCAGATTGATGAATTCCTGGCGAAGTCAGGCCAATAGTATACAGGTTGACAGACATCAAGGCCCGCGTCGAATGGACGCGGGCCTTGATATGTTATGCAGGGCGGGAGTCGCTGAATCGGGCTATTATTGAGAACGGTTATCAATTATAATAGGGTTAACCGGATTAGAACTAAGCGGAATTGAACATAAATGGAGAGCTGAGATGAATCTGAACGATCATATGAAGTGGTGGAGTCATGCATCGGTCAAAATCATGGATACCCGCAGCGGGAGGCTGGAGGCCGGCTTTGAGATCGCGCATTACAGGCTGCCGTCCAGTGCCTTTCTGTATGCTGTTCAGGGACAGGCGGTGGTAGAGCTGGACGAGCTGAGGGTCACCCTGGGACGCAATCAGCTGGCGCATGGGGGGCGGGGAGCTGTACTTGCCGTGCGGGCGGAGGAGGCTTTTGAATACTTCCTTGTGCTCTATAAAGCCGTGCTGATGCTGCCTCCGTCCAGCCGTGTAATGCAGTTGGACCGGGAGAACCCCACCCGGCTTCAATACACCTTCGGCCCGTCCTACCCGGTGGCGCTGCTGACCCGGCTTGAACAGATGCATTCCGGGTGGCTCACTGCCGATCCGCTGCAGCATATCTATGTAAGGTCGCTGTTCCTGCAATTCGTTCATGAGCTGTTATGGCAGATGAAGGAGCAGGGAATTCAACCGGTTCGGCCGGATCTGCTGGCCCAGGTGCTAAGGTATATGCAGGAGCATTACAGTGAACAGCTTACGCTGGATGTTCTGGCAGAGCGCTTTGATTGCAGTGTAAGCTTCTTAAGCAAGCTGTTCAAAAGCCGGCTGCAGGCCGGTCCCATCCGTATGCTGACCCGCATCCGCATGGACAAGGCGGCACAAGACTTGCTGCACACGGAGCTTAGCCTGCAGGAGATTGCGGAGCGGACAGGTTACCCGGATGCCCACACCTTGAGCCGGAATTTCAAAAAGCATTATGGCTCGTCCCCGTCACAGTTCAAAGTGAAATTCAGGACAGAGGGCGGTATACGAGAATTGCCTGCTGCTTATCCGAGAACTGCCCTTGTAGGCCATTCACCCGGATGCTATAGTAACCCAAGAGATGAGAATCATTATCATTCGTATCTTAAAGGGGGATTACCTGTGTTTAAAAGAACCAGGGCAGCATCTGTGGCCACCGCGGCCTTATTCTTGTGTATCACTTTGTTGTTGAGCGCTTGTTCGGGGGCCCAGGCTCCGGCGAACGGGAATGCAGCGGCAAGCCCTGCGGCACAGCCGGCGAAAGCAGCGGTCTCTGAGACTGCGGCAGACCAGTCAGCGGCAACGACCAAAATCTACAGGGACAGCAAAGGAGAGGTCACCATTCCGGCCAATCCGCAGCGGATCATCGATCTGACCGGCAGTGCCATCGGCAATTTACTGGTGCTCGGTGTGAAGCCGGTTGCCGCCGCTGATGATTCACTGAAGAATCCGTTCCATGAAGGCCGGCTCGACCATATCGTGAATATAGGCAAGGAACCGAACGCGGAAGCGATCCTGAAGCTGGACCCAGATCTGATTCTTATGTTCGACTATATGGAAGACGCTCAGTACGAGCAGCTCACGAAGATCGCCCCGGTAGTCAGACTGAAGTACGGCGGGGGAACACCACAGGATCTGCTGCTGGAATTCGGCAAAATCACCGGCAAAGAGGCTGAGGCGCAGCAATGGATAGATTCGTGGAATGCGAAGATCGCCGAAGTGAAGCCGAAAATCACTGAAGTGGTTGGCGATAAGACTGTGTCGATCCTACAGCCGTATGCGAAGGGCATCTATGCCTGGGGCGACAAGGGCGGAAGAGGCGGCGAGATTCTGTATAGAGACCTTGGCCTGAAAGCACCGGAGATTATCCGCACCACCCTGATTGACGGGGAGGGCTTCGGCGGGGACCTGTCGCTGGAGCTGCTGCCGGAGTATGCCGGAGATTATATTTTCACCAGTAATTGGGGCTGGGATGACGGGGATGCGAATGTCGTTTATGACAGCGAGGTGTGGAAGTCTCTGCCCGCGGTGAAGAACCATCAGGTCTATTTCATTGATGAGAAGGGCTCCTTCTATAACGATCCGATTTCGCTGGAGGCACAGCTGGATTTCATCACGAAAAGCCTGCTAGGTACAGCGCAATAAGTCGGGGGGACCTGTCGGAAAATTTATTCTTAGATGTACGGAAGACTGGTACTCTCAGGCTGAGAAGACCGGTCTTCTTCGCTGTTCGGCCGTGGCTTGGCAACTTAATTGTTTACATTTGGTGTGATGTATATATACTTAACTTTTGAAGGATTCATCATCTCGGGGTTACCCGGCAAGGGAGGATTACAGTAAATATGACTTCACGAATTAGAGTAGGTATTGTCGGTTACGGAAATTTGGGTAAAGGGGTACAGCAGGCGATTGCGCAGAATCCTGACATGGAGCTGGTCGCTATCTTCACCCGCAGAGAGCCGCAGCAGCTCGCTGAGATTACAGGCACAGTAACAGAGCATATCTCCGCAGCTGAACAGTATATAGGCAAAATTGATGTAATGATTCTGTGCGGCGGCTCTGCAACGGACCTGCCTGAGCAAACCCCGCAGCTGGCCCGGTGGTTCAATACCGTGGACAGCTTCGACACCCATGCCAAAATCCCGGAATTCTTCGCATCCGTGGACAAGTCCGCACAAGAAGGCGGCTCAGTCAGCGTCATCTCCACGGGCTGGGACCCGGGAATGTTCTCGATGAACCGTCTGCTCATGCAGTCCATCCTGCCAGTGGGCGAGGACTACACCTTCTGGGGCAAGGGAGTCAGCCAGGGACATTCCGATGCGATCCGCCGTGTTCCCGGCGTGAAGGCGGGCGTGCAATATACGATCCCTGTCCAGGAGGTCATTGACAGCATCCGTGCAGGCGAGACGCCGCAGCTGTCCACCCGCGAGAAGCACCGCCGCGAATGCTATGTAGTGGCGGAAGAAGGCGCTGACCGCGAGGCGATCACCCGCAGCATTGTGGAGATGCCGAATTACTTCGCCGATTATGATACGACCGTTAACTTCGTATCGGCCGAAGAGCTGGCTGAGAAGCATTCCGGGATGCCGCATGGCGGCTTCGTCATCCGCAGCGGAGTTACCGGCAGCGGCAGCAAGCAGATTGCTGAATTCGGGCTGAAGCTGGACAGCAATCCGGAGTTCACCGCCAGTGTGCTGGCCGCTTACGCCCGTGCAGCCGTCCGCCTGAAGCGTGAAGGTCACACCGGGGCGAAGACAGTGTTCGATATTCCGCTCGGCCACCTGTCGCCGAGATCAGCAGAGGACCTGCGGCGCGAACTGCTGTAGGAACTTGAAGCAGGGGCAGCCTGATATGGGCTGCCCTTTGTGCTGTCGCGGACGGCTGGCTGAAGGGAGATCAAAGGGATCAATCCCTTTAGTGGCGCAACTGAATAAGGTGGCTGAGGAGCATTAATGCACCTGAATCCAGGAGAAGTGGGCTAAAGGAGCGAATGAGGAGCATTAGTGCACCAGAATCCGGCGGATGTGAGCTAAATGAGCGAGTGTCCAACCTTCCCCCCGGGTGCAGCCTGTCTAACCACAAACAGACGTAAATAACGCGGCTATAGCGCTTCAACAACGAAATAAGAGGTGTCCCCCGGCCGTACTGGCTTCGGGGACACCTCTTTGTGAAATCAATGTTATACTACACCCTGGGCGATCATCGTATCTGCGACTCTCAGGAAGCCGGCAATGTTGGCTCCGGCGACCAGGTTGCCGGCGACGCCGTATTCCTCTGCCGCCTGTACGGTTCTGCGGTAGATGTTCTTCATAATGCCTTGCAGCTTCTCATCGACCTCTTCAAAGGTCCACGACAGCCGCATGCTGTTCTGGCTCATTTCCAGTCCCGACACTGCTACGCCGCCTGCATTGGCGGCCTTGGCCGGTGCAAAGAGCACCTGATTCTCAAGGAACAGCTCCACCGCGTCGATGGTGGTCGGCATATTGGCCCCTTCGCCAATGGCCAGGACTCCGTTCAGAATCAGCTGCCCGGCAGCGGCCTTATCCAGCTCGTTCTGAGTGGCACAAGGCAGGGCGATATCACACGGGATGTTCCAGATTCCGCTACAGCCTGCTACATATTCAGCGTGCGGATGTTCTTTGACGTATTCGCTGATGCGAAGGCGTTCGGTTTCCTTCAGTCTTTTGACTGTATCAAGGTTGATGCCCTGCGGGTCGTGAATATAGCCGTTTGAATCACTACAAGCGATGACGAGTGCGCCAAGCTGCTGCGCCTTCTCAATCGCATAAATGGAGACATTCCCGGAGCCGGAGACAACCACCTTGCGGTCCTGGAAGCTGGCTCCGCGTTCTGCCAGCATCTCCTGCACGAAGTACACACAGCCATAGCCGGTAGCTTCCTTGCGCGCCAGACTGCCGCCGTACAGAAGCCCTTTGCCGGTAAGAACCCCGGCGGTATGCCCGCCGTGAATCCGTTTGTACTGGCCGAACATGTAGCCGATCTCCCGCGCACCGACGCCGATGTCGCCGGCCGGAACATCTGTATCCGGTCCGATATGGCGGTACAGCTCGGTCATGAAGCTCTGCGTGAAGCGCATGATCTCCTGATCCGACTTGTCCTTGGGATCGAAATCGCTGCCTCCCTTGCCTCCGCCCATCGGCAGTCCGGTCAGCGCATTCTTGAAAATCTGCTCGAAGCCAAGAAACTTTACGATGCCGAGGTAGACGGAGGGATGGAAGCGCAAGCCGCCCTTGTAGGGTCCGATTGCACTGTTATACTGGATGCGGTACCCGCGGTTAACCCGCGTGCGGCCTGAATCGTCCACCCAGGGGATACGGAAGGAAATGCTGCGCTCAGGCTCAACCAGACGCTCCAGAATTCCTTGCTCCATGTATTTCGGATGACGGGTCAGAACGGGGGTGATACTCTCAAGGAACTCCTGGACGGCCTGATGGAATTCAGGCTCCTGCGGGTCGCGTTTCTGGACCTCCGCATAAATCTGCTGCACATATTGCACAGCCTCATTGGAAACCTCTGACGTTGCTGTAGGAACGATGGACACTTTAGAAAGCACTCCCTGTCTGTTGTATTTCGGGCTATCCCGTGTTATTTAGAATTTAAAAGAATTCTATAAAACCTGACATGAATTTGCCAATCAATTATTTTTGGCAAGGCCATTAAGAAATTCTATGAACCTTACATACCATGCCAGCTATATGCAGCAAAATGTTAATAAACCTCTGGTCAATTTTGGATTGCAGTTCCCCCTCTATGGGGTAATTATAGATTGCGGCAATAAGATATAGTATAAGAGAGAGAGGCGTCAGAATATGCACTTGTTATCTGTAGCAGAATTGGTAGATACGGAGAACCACGCGTGGGAGGAGATCAGGGAACTGCTTAGCCAGGGCCCGCGCACCTACCGGCTGGAGCCTGCTGAGCCGGAGGCCGCCGCACAGACGCTCGTCCGTCTGCAGGTGAGCACAAGATCCTATCTGGGCGCCATTGCCTATGAGAGCGGAGGTATCGTATTCGAGCACGGCTGGATTACCTTGCTCGGCGCCGGGGCGGCAGGAATCTGCGGCAGCCTGGCCTCCTGGAACGGCCTCGCGGATTCTGAGGAGCTCGCTGCCCTGCCGGGGCTGCTGGTCGTAGCTTATGATGCGGCCGGCGGGTTCTTCGGTCTGGATACAGGCCGCTTCGGACAGAGCGGGCAGATCTATTATTATGCCCCGGATGCTCAAGTATGGGAGACGACCGAATTGACCTATTCCGGATTCATCGGCTGGCTGGCGGAAGGGGATCTGGATCTGTTCTATGAGACATTCCGCTGGGAGGGCTGGGAAGAGGAGGTGCAGCAGCTTGCGCCGGATCAGGTCTTCGGGTATTATCCGCCGCTCTGGACGGAGCAGGGCAGCGGTTCGGGCAGCAGCAAAGCACCGGTCTCTATTCTGGAAGCGTGGCAGGCCGCGAGAAGCGCAGGTGCCGAATGAAGCGGCGCAAGGCAGGTCGGGAACGGCTTAGAGTGGTTACGATTGCCGAGGAACCGCTGGCGGTAGTTCCTTTTGTCAGTGCAGCGCCCGGCAGCCAGGGAATCATATACGATGAGCTTCCGGTACACTTGGGGGAGATGCTGGGACTGCCGGAGGACGTGGATGCGCTGATTGTCGCCTCTGACCTTCAGGGAATTGCCCTTTCCGAAAGCGGGGAATATGGGGATGTCTTGGTGGGAGAGCAGCTTGCCGGGACGCTGGTGGAACTGCTTATCCAACATCTGCCGGGTGTCCGCCCGGAGAAGGTGCTGGTCTGTTTATGCGGTGATTTATACGGAGATACTGCTGTAAGAGGTTCAAGCGGCGATCCGCTGCAGGTATGGCGGGCGTTCCGCCGCAGCTTCGGAAAGGTACTGGGCGTGAACGGCAACCACGATCTTCTGACTCCGCACGGGGAAGCTGAGCTTGCCGCCACACCGGGAACACATTTGTTCTCTGAACCGTCAGTCCTGCAGCATGAGAGTCTGCTTATAGCCGGGCTTGGAGGTGTCACAGGGAGAGCGGACCGGCCGAACCGCACGCCGGAGATAGAGTATCTGGAATTACTAGGCAG
This region of Paenibacillus sp. FSL K6-1096 genomic DNA includes:
- a CDS encoding 6-phospho-beta-glucosidase, whose protein sequence is MNEKFRTFPEGFLWGGATAANQLEGGYNAGGKGLSTADMMTAGTHTVSRRITPVLEAGAHYPSHEAIDFYHRYEEDIALFAEMGFKVFRMSVAWSRIFPNGDDAEPNEEGLKFYDRVFAELRKHGIEPLVTISHYEAPYHLAEAYNGWADRRTIDFYVRYCEVLFNRYKDTVKYWLTFNEINILTMPFGTFMAGAMMPQGNTELTGSGMVDNEQLRYQALHHQFVASARAVKLGHEINPDFKIGCMIAYMCSYPLTCNPEDVLLAQQKDNLSNFLCSDVQVRGAYPGFAYRYFRENRIELQMEEGDAQILKEGCVDFYTCSYYSSTCVSASPDQEKIGGNMSLGLKNPYLQASAWEWQIDPQGLRWSLNNIYNRYGIPVMVVENGLGAVDTVEADGSVKDSYRIDYLREHIRAMGEALEDGVDLIGYTPWGCIDLVSAGTGEMKKRYGFIYVDKDNEGKGTLDRSRKDSFYWYQRVIGSNGTLLD
- a CDS encoding ABC transporter substrate-binding protein — its product is MLVNKKKAMTLMSSILLISLLSACGGGNGNAGGNASEPKASSAATEASRTNQPAADSGTVDTSQPVSLKMIFVGPKPVDYDQVFGEINKKLKEKINATLEAEFLDWSDWAQKYPLKLAANENFDMIYAANWAGYNDQALKGGFLELTDEMLQKYTPMTWKAMPEVGWGQAKVNGKLYMVPQNRGETVEKLILYREDLRKKYNLPEINSPESYANYLKTIAEKEKGITPFVPETGDWKLHNLDRILLKQQTEWNLFDLDLPMGFKLDDPTGKVFNLYETPEFKELVYYYKDLADHNAWSKSALNSKLDHQQEFKAGKAASITHNLGTLGALITDMREKNSPYELALADINQGKKKSVAVSTQNGVAIHSTSKHPERALMAIDLLQNDKELHDLMMNGITAVHYNPVGDDKFTNAEKNANYTGFSNWGFNSPLNRDNASFPAEATTLTDKWEGEVYHYPLETFVFDNSKVKTEVANVGNVMLQYGIPLEYGTVKDVDAGLAKLQQQVKAAGIDKIIAEVQRQIDEFLAKSGQ
- a CDS encoding Rpn family recombination-promoting nuclease/putative transposase, with the protein product MTWEATEISIPHDEAFKKLLETFFQEFIELFFPELDAMLDYSETRFLMQELLVDIVGEEARELDLLLETRYKGLDGYILIHLEPQSYKDHEFRERMFIYFSRLFERYRKDHKLIIPIAIFTSDEVREEQDTLEMSIPEHNILRFQFLKVELRKQNWRRFIDSDNAVAAALLAKMGYTTREAREVRREFLRMFMKLRARLDQGRLALIMSVADLYFKPDRAQDEEILKELIDHYPEEEEAIMELMPAWKRWGYEEGIAEGIEKGKEEGQAEIIRKLLLHGFSPEAVSKAVELPLDEIKKLM
- the gdhA gene encoding NADP-specific glutamate dehydrogenase, giving the protein MSIVPTATSEVSNEAVQYVQQIYAEVQKRDPQEPEFHQAVQEFLESITPVLTRHPKYMEQGILERLVEPERSISFRIPWVDDSGRTRVNRGYRIQYNSAIGPYKGGLRFHPSVYLGIVKFLGFEQIFKNALTGLPMGGGKGGSDFDPKDKSDQEIMRFTQSFMTELYRHIGPDTDVPAGDIGVGAREIGYMFGQYKRIHGGHTAGVLTGKGLLYGGSLARKEATGYGCVYFVQEMLAERGASFQDRKVVVSGSGNVSIYAIEKAQQLGALVIACSDSNGYIHDPQGINLDTVKRLKETERLRISEYVKEHPHAEYVAGCSGIWNIPCDIALPCATQNELDKAAAGQLILNGVLAIGEGANMPTTIDAVELFLENQVLFAPAKAANAGGVAVSGLEMSQNSMRLSWTFEEVDEKLQGIMKNIYRRTVQAAEEYGVAGNLVAGANIAGFLRVADTMIAQGVV
- a CDS encoding AraC family transcriptional regulator, which produces MNLNDHMKWWSHASVKIMDTRSGRLEAGFEIAHYRLPSSAFLYAVQGQAVVELDELRVTLGRNQLAHGGRGAVLAVRAEEAFEYFLVLYKAVLMLPPSSRVMQLDRENPTRLQYTFGPSYPVALLTRLEQMHSGWLTADPLQHIYVRSLFLQFVHELLWQMKEQGIQPVRPDLLAQVLRYMQEHYSEQLTLDVLAERFDCSVSFLSKLFKSRLQAGPIRMLTRIRMDKAAQDLLHTELSLQEIAERTGYPDAHTLSRNFKKHYGSSPSQFKVKFRTEGGIRELPAAYPRTALVGHSPGCYSNPRDENHYHSYLKGGLPVFKRTRAASVATAALFLCITLLLSACSGAQAPANGNAAASPAAQPAKAAVSETAADQSAATTKIYRDSKGEVTIPANPQRIIDLTGSAIGNLLVLGVKPVAAADDSLKNPFHEGRLDHIVNIGKEPNAEAILKLDPDLILMFDYMEDAQYEQLTKIAPVVRLKYGGGTPQDLLLEFGKITGKEAEAQQWIDSWNAKIAEVKPKITEVVGDKTVSILQPYAKGIYAWGDKGGRGGEILYRDLGLKAPEIIRTTLIDGEGFGGDLSLELLPEYAGDYIFTSNWGWDDGDANVVYDSEVWKSLPAVKNHQVYFIDEKGSFYNDPISLEAQLDFITKSLLGTAQ
- a CDS encoding iron-sulfur cluster assembly accessory protein, producing the protein MKVKINRNAAKVLKEMLNSPEAEGKKIRVVITQNHGDHGHYDVALDTPTEHDEVVATDKDIEVLLDTREPLLDGVWIQYFYVPQEGFFITNPSTGFLEK
- a CDS encoding DUF2625 family protein; this encodes MHLLSVAELVDTENHAWEEIRELLSQGPRTYRLEPAEPEAAAQTLVRLQVSTRSYLGAIAYESGGIVFEHGWITLLGAGAAGICGSLASWNGLADSEELAALPGLLVVAYDAAGGFFGLDTGRFGQSGQIYYYAPDAQVWETTELTYSGFIGWLAEGDLDLFYETFRWEGWEEEVQQLAPDQVFGYYPPLWTEQGSGSGSSKAPVSILEAWQAARSAGAE
- a CDS encoding diaminopimelate dehydrogenase — its product is MTSRIRVGIVGYGNLGKGVQQAIAQNPDMELVAIFTRREPQQLAEITGTVTEHISAAEQYIGKIDVMILCGGSATDLPEQTPQLARWFNTVDSFDTHAKIPEFFASVDKSAQEGGSVSVISTGWDPGMFSMNRLLMQSILPVGEDYTFWGKGVSQGHSDAIRRVPGVKAGVQYTIPVQEVIDSIRAGETPQLSTREKHRRECYVVAEEGADREAITRSIVEMPNYFADYDTTVNFVSAEELAEKHSGMPHGGFVIRSGVTGSGSKQIAEFGLKLDSNPEFTASVLAAYARAAVRLKREGHTGAKTVFDIPLGHLSPRSAEDLRRELL